Genomic segment of Sebastes fasciatus isolate fSebFas1 chromosome 3, fSebFas1.pri, whole genome shotgun sequence:
CTGTACATTATATGCTATAAAGAATCTCTgtgacattaaaatgtattaaataaggGGGAAAATAAATTTGTAGTAGCAGAGAAACCACTGCTTACACTGATTGCTATGAACTGTaaactcaacaaaaaaaaattgtgggcTTCAAATTCACTGTAACATCCGTGATGTGGTCTGATTTCTTGtcatttactgtaatgtagcaCGCTGCTTCAGCTGTCCAGCTCCGTAACATTCCCTGATGCTGAGTGGTGTTCCGCATATTCCAAAATTCCCATGTACGTATACACACAGCTTAAATTTAAGTCACATATATTTGACTAATATATGTGTCCTTTAGTGTCTATGTTCAACCTTCTTTGCAAAATAGTGTTTCTGTGGTTGCTGCGTGTCAAGAGTTTGATATATAACACTGAGCCAGACCAAAGTTTCCACAAAAAGGAAATGAGGTGGAAGATGAAGGTCACAGGTAGAGGAGATCAAGATAAAGTTTCGGTGGGGTGAAGTGTAGAGAAAAAGTGGTGAACTTCAAACTGTTCAGGATGTGTGATATGCACAGAGGGAAAGTCAGTGGAGGATGAAGAGTGGGATtaaagaagagaggaaaagatgCGGGCAGAGAGACATTGTCAATCAATTGTCGATGTATTCACAGGACTCCTTGAATCTTTACTTCAAATACTCCCAAAAAAGGAAATTGAAAGTGAAAACTAATACCTTCCACATTCAAAACTTTAGCATCATATGTCAGGGAATTTAGCTTTAAAGCCTCTCATGAGTATTTACCGCGACATGCTGCACAAACATATAATACTTTACAATCTGGCCTGTCTGTATTCGCCACTTCCCGCCCACTGAGCACTCATGCAGATCTGCTGAAATTAGTTATGACATGTGTGAGGGAGGCAGAGAAGACGGGGGATTTGTTCGGGTTGAGGCTGAGTTGAAGACATCATCGTCGCCTACGACAGCAGAAGGCAACATGGTTAAGGACTTTAAAGATTTATGGAATGATGCTGTTTAAGCTCAGTTCATGAATACAGCTcccattttaacttttttttttgttagacGAGTGGTCATGTCCGATCTGAGCAGCTACATCTTCAACCTCAGGTATAGTCACGCTCTTACGCTCTCAAACAAATGAGGTAAATTTAATGAATACACgtgctgctgatgatgaagaAAGCATCTTCAGAGAGCCAAGTTAAAATGGGACAGAAGTACCACAGTGCAGAGTGCATTTCCATCAGTGCGTTTTGCTTCGGATCTGCAGCACGGGAGCGAACCACCAGCAGCGTGAGGACGCGACCCGCTGACACAGCAAGCCATAAACACTCTGACAAGGGAGGGGCGACAATGACAGAATCCATTCTGCTTCGTCATGGAGGCGACTCCAGTCAGCTTTCAggggataaataaataagcatgaTGCAGGCAGACAGAGGACCGGTGTGTTATATACCCCACTGGGTTAATGGAAATTATCCGGGCTTCCTGCTAAACCTTCACCTGAATGTGACCTCTGATTGTATCGAAGGGTCTCCAGTGAATAGTTTCCCAGAACACATAAATGCACATTTACACACAGAACATGTCAGTAAAAGCTGAGGCAGCTGACCCCTCTTTATGGATCGACCAGAGCTCTTGCTTGTTCATTAAGCCGCCTGACTGAACACAAAAACAATTTCCATTTCAGAAGGATGGAAGGATTTTCTGTATTGTATCAGttaggggtggggggaaaaaatcgattcacctatgtatcgtgatttttttttttttttacaattttgaagttgatttttttaatatcaaaatcaatatatttgcttaattttgaGTCTATACAggggtagaaggaagttaccgcttttattgttgtagtctgagtaacgcaACGTCAtatccgtatccgtcaaccaaaacataccgcagccggccgcagcgagccgaaacgaaaaagtagaaaacagcggagggtcggcgtggatacaacctgcaccgtcacattttaaatcaaaactggtaaacactacaaatacagtaaagtatggaaacactttgggtttcacacattgccaggaaaagcagagctagacatcacggctaaagctgcatgctaactctgtcatggacaggtaATGTTATCGTATTGCAGTAACCTGCGGtaaagccagccgtcactctcatttccgcggtcaaatcggccgacactacaactgtagagcacccatatactgacatttatgttaaatgcattcaaacggccccgatggagctgaccatggatgtataaagagaacggagctgacgggagagctagagacggacttggcaaggttagcagaagtatacacgtgtgactacatccagttttcaaaataaggtgttcacaaagggaactgtatatactaaATACGTACATACATcgaaataagattgattagattatattcaccagaagtatagtcccttataaattaaaaataaaacaccactaatttgtgagggaaatgtctttatttttgggttgctgaaaaaaaaaaaaaaaacgaatgcctgacaatgactgatatatttgacttcaggacatctctaagtccctagaagtggatGATGTATGATGTTCTCCAAGAATTCCTATTGATGCTTGTTAGAGGGACTCAGGTGCAGAAGTTGCAcgataaacaaaaatgaaactGGGGCTCTTGATTAAATTTGATGCAACCACGCAGTTTGTCCCTAACCACCCATCAGGCTTTGTGAAAACACTCCTGGGTACTACACAGTGTACAAATGTAGTGAAACAGTTACATCTCTGGAGGATGTATAAATGATGCACAAGCAGAAAAGATATTGTTTACACCTACGATTGGCTGCAGGGCATCAGACAGTGGGAGAGCCAGAGCTGTCTCTTCTACCGCAGCGTCTCTCTTTGGTAATCCAAATCAAAGTCTGGGCAGACAATACAAGatttttgattaatcatttttttctgtgtgatGTGAAAGAAATGTGCAGGGAGTGCTAAAATCCCACAGAAGCCTCATAAGTCTTTGTTTTGATTGTGATTCCGACTTTGATCGCATTAGTGTGTACACTGCAAAGTCTCATTTTGTCAGCCCGTCTAGGAAGCAGCTCAGCAATGCTATCCGAGCATTTTCAGTTTTGAGCCTCTTTTACAAAAGATTCTCACAAGttcaaaactgtgtgtgtgtgtacagtcaaATCCAAGCTCTTGCAGACGTAATGTTTTGTAAAGTGTTTAAGCCCTGCACACTGTCAGCACAGAGTGTATAGACCTTCATTAGTCATCATATTCACAACATGAGACAACAGTTTTATACTAGATGTTAAAAGAACATccctaaaataaaatgaacaacataTCTCAAGATCCATAGAGTACAATAAAAGAACCTTCTCAAATAAATGACAACctgggctataaatatgtgttataccgctgtcaggtgtaatgacctacataagtattcagcttaccctcacccatcactgcctgctATATGAATCCAAAGTATCCAGGGTCATATTTCATCACCTAATGCTTTTGAGCTTTTACTGGTGCTGGGTTGTCTCCAACATcactttttcatttcaaaatccGCTCCATTCTGTGTCACTGTATCCAAGACATGGCCATGCCAgtatttcctcaccaaaatgttgcatatttagcctccttcccgacaagctagtatgacacggttgggaCCAAGggattcctttgtttttttagtttcatatgatgtcactATCTTcattatagctttaaaactgagcccgctacaacctctgaaagacagaatagcggccatcagattttgaagaggttaatctaaccatttggcagTACCACACCAGCCCACCAGTGGGCCCCGGCCCAGTGTTTGTGAGTAGCTGTCCTATTGTATTCTAGGATCTTGAAATGTATTCATTGTAATAATAAGAGCTCATGCACCCCTTCATTAATACCACCTGTCATTTTCCAAACGTTTCATTTGAATGgactttaaaatgcattttttttaacactattaATTACATAAAActagatgttgttttttttatgtgtccGCGTCAGCAACAGCTGTGGCCGGAAGCATTATGTTTTCGCGTTTTCTGTCCGACCACCCGCCAATTCTCGTGAATGCCATATCTCAATCAAAAGAATTTCtccaaatttggcacaaacgtccacctggactcaaggatgaactgatgagattttggtggtcagaggtcaaaggtcaaggtcactgtgacctcacgtccactttattctcgtgatgccatatctcaggaacaccatGAGGCCATaagtcaagaattcatatgctaattatgacaatttcacacaaatgtctaacaaagtaaaatgatgaagtgatgacattttggtcacaatattatgttataATACTTTATCAAtcctcaaaaacactgtattgatttttaattaatagtttatgtacaaagatgaactcagtcaatacattatttcatttgcaaagagatgagccctctcagtgtatgcgCCCTCTCAAAGTACTGCTACGAAGTTGGATTTTATAGGGACTGTGATAAGTGCAAatacagatcccactgttctgactgcataaaaaagtaaacttctttttactcagatttgatGTATATGGcaatgtgttctttatactatgatagtattcctaaaattagattaaaaaatatggaatataacGCCTgtcttacagtattgcaatatactaaatcgtaacccctgtatcatgatacgtatcgtattctTGCCAATACAAGGCACAGTAATCCTGAAGTTCATTTTTTGGAAGTAAGTTCTAAAGTTACAGTCTAAAGTAAAGTTTGCATTCAAGTAAGTACAACTTGGAATGGAAGAAATTGGACGTTTCAACCATCTTAGCTGTCAACTGACTCAGGTCCTATGCAGTCGGACTTTCATAGCTGAAACTTTACTTGTGACAAATAtacttgtttttgaaaatgttgttttaatagCTTAGCTACTCCACAATGTCTCCATGTACTACTGTACCACCTGCAACTGCAAAAGTACCCCATGGGGTACGAGTACCTCTGGTTGGCAAACACTGGCGTAATTGTCTCCTGTGCTTGCGATACGACTGCTGTTTTGATCGGTTCTTGCAGGCTTTGGCGCCACTTGAATTTGAAGCCTGACAAACATCCGAATGTTGCAGCTTTGATAAACTCAGCGGTGACATTGTATGTGAATTCAACACCATTTCAGTTTCCCACTCACCTGTCTATCAGGGGTGTGTGAGGCAACATTTACAATCTGATTTAATAATTTTGACTTCCTGCACTGAACGTATTTTAAAGTGTGAATGTTGTTGAATGGATAACTCTTCACTGATGCTCTCGAACATCTTAACGTGTCATAAATAAACAGTGGcacaacattaaaacataaatacaaatatgaacagCGATGAAGAATGCAGTCGTGCAATCTGGCGATTTTCAAATGACAGTTGAAGTAATCTCTTTATTTGTTCTTTCGAATGTGCTCAAAGCAGAGAAGTAAACACTTGCTCTTTTAGAAAAGGACAGAGGTTGGTGTACATGAAAATCTTTCAGAGCCTTGTTCATTATacaaacaatacatttttaGCATATTGATACATGTGTGATTATGAGGCACCACACAATAATACTTTCTTCAATTATTTACAAgagaacacaaaaaaataaagcattagCCCTTCCGGCTATGAATGTTTGAAAGATTCAATACTGACTGGATAGGTCATTTGTGTGTATAAtaacgtgtgtgtgttcttatactgtgtgtgtgtgtgtgtgtgtgagagcagcagACATTAGAGCAGAGTGATAAGGTGTTTGGTTTTTACTGCGGCTAAGTGCTTTTTGTGGCTGTAAGGGAGagaaaagtgacagaaaataGGATTGCGGAGAATAGAAAGACACTTGACCAGAAAGAATCAGGCCATTTGTGAAagtaaacacacgcacacacacacacacatagacacacacgcCGACAATCACTAACTGGCAGTTGGGATAGGATGCAATAAATTCTCCAGCTCACTTTATCACCGCAGAGTTTCACTGTTATACATTTAGCCCCTCTCGTtctcttccacacacacacacacacacacacacacacacacacacacacacacacacacacacacacacacacacacacacacacagagtgacagCTTCAGTGGGTGCCCATGTGCCTCAGCAGTACCTCTGTATTCCATCTATTTTCTCAGAGGGGAGCGGACAAAACACATGCCTGGCTGAGTGAGGAAATTGCCCGTGATGCCACTCTACTGTACATTCCACTGTATCCAAACACAGTCCCAGCCACATGTACAAGTTCACACAAAACAAGAGTTTCCGCTGCATCTCCCATTTCACACACTTTTGAGCCCCACACAGAACACTGAAGCAGAAATATGACTTTTTAAGGATGATTTCTTTAGTTTTGCTACTGAAACAGTAAGCAAGGAGCCCCTTCGTCCCATTGGTCCTCATGTTGAGAGGGTGACGTAATAGAATAGTGTAGAAAAAAACAGAGTAAGAGAAAAGATAGACACCGCTATCTAACATCACAAGCAACGGTTGTGTGGAGATTGTCAAGGCCTTCGCATTATATTCGGTGAATGaggtcacattttaaatcaattgTCTCTGTAAACCCTTTCGCCCTCCTGTGCAGTTCATCCAAGTGCAGCCGCTGTGGCGTGCATGCATCACAGTAACTGTTACGAGTCAGTTTATTGTATTTCAACGAAGGGAGAAGAAGTCAATGAGGAAGGGGGGAAATGAGCCGAAGCCCACATCGGAGTCCAAAAGCAGCCTGGATGGCGTTGGATGAAAGCCTCCGCTGTGAATAAGACCTTGCATTTTAAACCCCTTTTCTGCACCTTAGTTCAATCGTCCCTTCGTTTCTAGCGCAATCCCTGAAAGTAAAGGTGTgaaagccccccccccaccgccGCCCCAGGCCAGTACTTCATCCTACAGCTGTTTGAATTTGTCTATAGGGCAAAAAGGTCTAATACAACCCCATCCATGCAGATCAGAAAGAGCGTTTCCATGACTTACAGAGGATCTTCTGGAAGGCTCTGCGGAAGTCCTGGTTGAAGATGGTGTAGATGACCGGGTTTAGCGAGCTGTTACAGTAGCCAATCCAGAAAAAGAACTTGAACAGCGTCTCGGGGATCTCGCACGGGTCCCGGCAGATTCCATACAGGCTGTAGGAGAAGAAGAACGGGAACCAGCACAAGACGAAAACACCCATGACGACGGCGAGGACGAAGGTGAAGCGCTTCTCCCGGGCGGCGGAGATTTTCTTCCGGTTGACGGTGCTCCGGCGTTTGCGGCGCGACGAGAACAGCTCCATGGACTTGGAACTGGCACGCGACTTCCTGCTGGAGTATTTGGAGGCGGTGCTGCTTTTCCGGCTGGACTTCCTGTCTTTTTTGTCGTCCCGGTGGTGTTTCGAGCAAATGGAACCTTTCTTCGGTTTCTCGTCGGACGAGCTGCTGTCGTCGTAGTCGTCGTCGTGGTCCGTCGGCGGATGCTTTGGCTCGTTCGGCAGAGGGGATCGAGTCGCCTGCTCTTGGCAGTGTCCGTTCCCACGTTCCTGGTCTTTCATGCTTCCGTCCCTGTCGGACTTCTGTGACCCGCCTCTGCCTGGTTCGGCTTGGTCCATCCCATTCTCCAGCGGCGAGTCCACATCCCTCTTCTTCTCCGACATTGATCTGGTCCTGGTCTTTGCCACTTGGTAGATGCGAATATAGACCAGGATCATGATGACACAGGGGGCAAAGAAGGAGCCAATACTGGAGTAGAGGATGTACCAGGTCTCGTCATTCAGGATACACTGGGGACTGGCCTCATTGTTGCTCCTGTCCATCGATATCAGCGGCGGGAAGGAGATGACGGCCGAGATCAACCACACCACCACGATCATCCCTTTAACTCTTTTCGGCGTTCTCTTTAAGTTATACTCTACCGCCTGTGTCACCGACCAGTACCGGTCCAAACTAATAGCGCACAGGTGAACGAtagaggaggtgcagaacaaAACGTCCAGAGCCAGGTAGATGTCACACCAGATTTTGCCGAAAAACCAGTAGCCCATGAGTT
This window contains:
- the adra2c gene encoding alpha-2C adrenergic receptor, with product MDFLNISSLEDDGVEAENISSNSTSQSQYSQLAIWSLAGLVSFLILFTIVGNVLVVIAVLTSRALKPPQNLFLVSLASADILVATLVMPFSLANELMGYWFFGKIWCDIYLALDVLFCTSSIVHLCAISLDRYWSVTQAVEYNLKRTPKRVKGMIVVVWLISAVISFPPLISMDRSNNEASPQCILNDETWYILYSSIGSFFAPCVIMILVYIRIYQVAKTRTRSMSEKKRDVDSPLENGMDQAEPGRGGSQKSDRDGSMKDQERGNGHCQEQATRSPLPNEPKHPPTDHDDDYDDSSSSDEKPKKGSICSKHHRDDKKDRKSSRKSSTASKYSSRKSRASSKSMELFSSRRKRRSTVNRKKISAAREKRFTFVLAVVMGVFVLCWFPFFFSYSLYGICRDPCEIPETLFKFFFWIGYCNSSLNPVIYTIFNQDFRRAFQKILLECTVEWHHGQFPHSARHVFCPLPSEKIDGIQRYC